In Hermetia illucens chromosome 5, iHerIll2.2.curated.20191125, whole genome shotgun sequence, a single window of DNA contains:
- the LOC119658367 gene encoding antigen 5 like allergen Cul n 1-like, translating to MDRRSEVLLRVISIIVCGLGVVRCDSFYCDPELCRFWNGTDYNYEDHIACGNNGSLSEDCPEGATMVNMSQRRINLLLDLHNAARNRIALGKIEDYLPAESMPILKWDRELEYIASLNVKTCKFAHDGCRNTYKYPYSGQNIAISTQNPPFHSNSKRMKKAVARWFYEYVDANQTFIDEFSGHPEGKQIGHFAMMVADRAKRVGCAAIRYWLGEKGLAFLMTCNYDFTPIYTEPIYKTGEPASKCSKTSEKFTGLCEWDEDYDTSEESNEIFGNEIDSVPSLL from the exons ATGGATCGTCGCAGTGAAGTGTTACTTAGAGTGATATCAATAATAGTGTGTGGTTTAGGGGTTGTACGATGTGATTCGTTCTATTGTGATCCCGAACTTTGTAGATTTTGGAATGGGACGGATTATAACTATGAAGACCACATAGCATGCGGAAACAATGGTTCCTTATCGGAGGATTGTCCTGAAGGCGCTACCATGGTTAACATGAGTCAGCGGCGTATAAACCTTCTATTGGATCTCCACAATGCTGCAAGGAATAGAATAGCTTTGGGTAAAATTGAGGACTATTTGCCAGCTGAGAGTATGCCTATTCTGAAGTGGGATCGCGAGTTGGAGTACATTGCGAGTTTGAATGTGAAAACGTGCAAATTTGCTCATGATGGCTGTCGGAATACTT ATAAATACCCGTACTCAGGACAAAACATCGCTATTAGCACTCAAAATCCTCCATTCCATTCGAATTCAAAACGAATGAAGAAGGCTGTTGCCAGATGGTTCTACGAATATGTCGACGCAAATCAAACATTCATCGATGAATTTAGTGGTCATCCAGAAGG TAAACAAATTGGTCATTTCGCCATGATGGTTGCTGATCGAGCTAAACGCGTTGGCTGTGCTGCGATTCGATACTGGCTTGGTGAAAAAGGTCTGGCATTCCTGATGACATGCAATTACGACTTCACTCCAATCTACACCGAACCTATCTACAAAACAGGAGAACCAGCCTCAAAATGTTCCAAGACTAGCGAGAAATTCACAGGACTCTGTGAATGGGATGAAGATTACGATACCAGCGAAGAGAGTAACGAAATATTCGGTAATGAAATAGATAGTGTCCCTTCGTTGTTGTAG